CCCTCCTCAGAATTGTCTTCAGTTGACAGCCAAATTACTTATGCTGGTGATTCATGTGTTCTTGctttaatttcataaaaatcTTGAGACACCATCACACTGAGAAAAATGATGAAGGATTAAGGGGCCCCGTCAATTACACAATCATATTAGAATTGGCCCATTATAATAGGCCCACCCACCAGGCTCCTCCTcccaattttttcaatttctattattttttctcaattatttatttttcttctttatgttGCTCTCCTTCAAAGCATTCCCTCTTCATGAATTCTAAAATTATAATcagacattttaaaaaatatattacggttaagaaaatataaaattttaaaaatacaaaaagaataaataaattctttaaaaaaaatatttaaatgaaatagtaaaagcaaacatttaaaatagaaattaggGTATAGGTGCTtctaaaataaagaaaaaatttccaGTTAATTGGAGATTGAACAACATAAGAGCAAAACAAATCAAGTCGTCCACTTGAAATCTCATATGAACATACATGATGGCACTTGTTTCACAAGGAAGAACCCAAACCcagaaacaaaacataaaattgacaGTAATATGTGGCCTGCAGCTCACCGGAATACTCCACCCCCTTTGCCAGAGACCGGCAACCGGGAGTTGCGGCATTTTACACCCATACATCACTCACAAACATCACATGTCATtcatctcttcctcctcttcctcctcgtACTCATCCTCATCGGCTGTCGCATCTTGGTACTGTTGATACTCCGAGACCAGGTCGTTCATGTTGCTCTCCGCTTCCGTGAACTCCATTTCGTCCATACCTTCCCCTGTGTACCAATGCAAGAAGGCCTTTCTCCTGAACATTGCCGTGAACTGCTCGCTCACACGACGGAACATCTCCTGGATGGAAGTGGAGTTACCGATGAAAGTGGATGCCATTTTCAACCCTGTTGGTGCGATATCACAGACAGTGGATTTCACGTTGTTAGGAATCCATTCCACGAAGTAGGAAGAATTCTTGTTTTGGACATTGATCATTTGCTCATCCACTTCCTTGGTGCTCATTTTCCCACGGAACATAGCTGAGGCCGTGAGATATCGGCCGTGTCGTGGGTCGGCTGCGCACATCATGTTCTTTGAATCCCACATTTGCTGGGTGAGCTCTGGCACGCTCAGGGCTCTGTACTGCTGGGAACCACGGGATGTCAAAGGAGCGAAACCCACCATGAAAAAGTGGAGCCTAGGGAAGGGGATTAAATTAACAGCGAGCTTTCTAAGATCGGAGTTAAGCTGGCCAGGGAACCTCAAACAGCATGTGACCCCAGACATTGTTGCAGAAATCAAATGGTTCAGATCCCCAACTGCACCAACAAAAGGCCAATCAATATTGGGGGATATTGATTTTGTAGACAAAAGTGCGATTCTAAATTAAATTGCTATTTAAAAACATt
Above is a genomic segment from Corylus avellana chromosome ca9, CavTom2PMs-1.0 containing:
- the LOC132162031 gene encoding tubulin beta chain-like, with translation MREILHIQGGQCGNQIGSKFWEVVCAEHGIDPTGMYQGGSELQLERIDVYYNEANGGRYVPRAVLMDLEPGTMDSVRTGPYGQIFRPDNFVFGQSGAGNNWAKGHYTEGAELIDSVLDVVRKEAENCDCLQGFQVCHSLGGGTGSGMGTLLISKIREEYPDRMMLTFSVFPSPKVSDTVVEPYNATLSVHQLVENADECMVLDNEALYDICFRTLKLTTPSFGDLNHLISATMSGVTCCLRFPGQLNSDLRKLAVNLIPFPRLHFFMVGFAPLTSRGSQQYRALSVPELTQQMWDSKNMMCAADPRHGRYLTASAMFRGKMSTKEVDEQMINVQNKNSSYFVEWIPNNVKSTVCDIAPTGLKMASTFIGNSTSIQEMFRRVSEQFTAMFRRKAFLHWYTGEGMDEMEFTEAESNMNDLVSEYQQYQDATADEDEYEEEEEEEMNDM